One genomic segment of Ricinus communis isolate WT05 ecotype wild-type chromosome 5, ASM1957865v1, whole genome shotgun sequence includes these proteins:
- the LOC125370030 gene encoding zinc finger BED domain-containing protein RICESLEEPER 2-like yields MVKHGVSQLSNTKKRKTTDSTSSNSNGLWLASIPPPSENNASSAGNNSIVAYSSKHLCPPPTEKEKNTVDTNEGTNTADPPTSSPSKTRSFVWLHFEKIKNSDGKETSRVRCLWCGKNYQGGSAMGTSGLRKHLRVTCKKFPHKQQLIDAEIKKDKSQKTLTFLKSINTESPKIGTWCFDQEVCRKALVEMIIKDELPFRFVEREGFREFIQVALKKRLLKKNVFILDGDAFHMRYFAHILQLIVKDGLQISQVSIKKIRDVVKYIRSSPQRMDLFKKACELANLKNKSSLQLDCLTRWNSTYLMLDCALGYQKAFDMLEDIDSKFLADSGDDLPSEVDWTKAKVLIKFLKKFYDATCKLSGTLYSTSNLYFPEVIKILKELDTSKIIKDSELSQMTIEMRGKFDQYWGSLDKMNVMLFVAVVLDPRCKLKYLKAKYTIYYGEDEAKNLEKMVKTALELMVDEYKIIEDQLHMGEVVGSSEKSAYDSGPSEMETEEEIDEFFLEEEAQQNLSKISELDRYFEEFTEKFTIDFDILAWWKVNSVRYPILSKVARDVLAIQASTVASESAFSTGGRTLDQYRSSLLPTTAEKLFKILRLVNHLCQD; encoded by the exons ATGGTAAAACATGGAGTTAGCCAACTATCCAACACtaagaagaggaaaacaaCTGATTCTACTTCTTCAAACAGTAATGGCTTGTGGTTAGCTTCAATTCCACCTCCATCGGAAAATAATGCTTCATCTGCTGGCAATAACAGTATCGTTGCCTATTCAAGTAAACATTTGTGTCCACCAccaacagaaaaagaaaaaaatactgTTGACACTAATGAAGGTACTAACACCGCTGATCCACCTACTTCCTCTCCTAGTAAAACTAGGTCATTTGTTTGGTtgcattttgaaaaaattaaaaactctGATGGTAAAGAGACGAGTAGAGTTAGGTGTTTATGGTGTGGTAAGAATTACCAAGGTGGTAGTGCCATGGGAACTTCGGGTCTTAGGAAACACTTGCGAGTAACCTGTAAAAAATTTCCTCATAAACAACAGTTGATTGATGCAGAGATTAAGAAGGACAAATCGCAAAAGACCCTAACGTTCTTAAAGTCCATAAATACAGAAAGTCCTAAGATTGGAACTTGGTGTTTTGATCAAGAAGTTTGTAGGAAAGCATTAGTTGAAATGATAATTAAAGATGAATTACCTTTTAGATTTGTGGAAAGAGAAGGGTTTAGAGAATTTATTCAAGTTGCT TTGAAGAAAAGattgttaaagaaaaatgtatttattttggaTGGAGATGCATTTCATATGAGGTATTTTGCCCATATCCTTCAATTAATTGTGAAAGATGGACTTCAAATATCTCAAGtttccataaaaaaaattagagatgtTGTGAAGTACATTAGAAGTAGTCCTCAAAGAATGGATCTATTTAAGAAGGCTTGCGAGTTAgcaaatttaaagaataagtCCTCTTTACAGTTAGATTGCCTAACTAGGTGGAATTCAACTTATTTGATGTTAGATTGTGCTTTGGGCTATCAAAAGGCTTTTGATATGTTGGAGGACATAGACTCCAAATTCCTGGCTGATTCTGGTGATGATTTACCTAGTGAAGTAGATTGGACTAAAGCTAAGGTGCTAATAAAGTTTCTTAAGAAATTCTACGATGCTACTTGCAAGCTATCTGGCACATTGTACTCTACttcaaatctttattttcCGGAGGtcataaagattttaaaagaactAGATACTTCTAAAATTATCAAGGATAGTGAGCTAAGTCAAATGACCATTGAAATGCGAGGTAAATTTGACCAATATTGGGGTTCTTTAGATAAAATGAATGTTATGTTATTTGTGGCTGTTGTCTTGGATCCTAGGTGCAAATTAAAGTACTTGAAAGCTAAGTATACCATTTATTATGGTGAAGATGAGgcaaaaaatttagaaaaaatggTGAAGACAGCTTTAGAGTTGATGGTGGATGAATACAAGATAATTGAGGATCAATTACATATGGGTGAGGTTGTAGGAAGCTCAGAGAAATCTGCATATGATAGTGGGCCAAGTGAGATGGAAACAGAAGAAGAGATTGATGAGTTCTTTTTAGAGGAAGAAGCGCAACAGAATCTGTCTAAGATATCTGAGTTAGATAGATACTTCGAAGAATTTACAGAAAAATTCACCATTGATTTCGATATCTTAGCATGGTGGAAGGTGAATTCAGTAAGGTATCCTATCTTGTCCAAGGTTGCACGCGATGTATTGGCTATCCAAGCTTCAACAGTAGCCTCTGAATCTGCATTTAGTACTGGAGGACGAACTCTAGATCAATATAGAAGTTCTTTACTTCCTACAACAGCGGAG aaattattcaagatcctGAGATTGGTGAATCActtatgccaagattaa